In Micromonospora sp. NBC_01813, the following are encoded in one genomic region:
- a CDS encoding glycosyltransferase translates to MSSRIPTSATAVATDRIPATVVDLELAGQIPDILGVDPHGRRVERAWVLVRQFTQPIGALLIDVPPQGLAAADLAAAVDQEIPPATRPEPGYLTSRAEILTDAPHITVVVCTRERPDGLARTLDSVLAQRYPRFRVLVVDNAPVSDGTVRVVADAAAQATAAGHGTVDYVREPRPGLSHARNRALRAAAGEIVAWIDDDEIADPHWLAEVARAFAEHPEADVVTGAIVPAELATDAQLWFEQYGGHSKGRAFAPDVFSPATAHRQSPLYPLPPFGAGGNMVFRPGVLERIGGFDTALGAGTPAMGSEDTLALMQVLVAGGTVAYQPSALVWHHHRRDLAGLRNQLVGYGTGLTAAYTSLLLRDPRLIRPLLRLAPTALRDTFGDSDRLAGLRADFPRGLVGANRRGLLTGPVKYLRSRLADRRLRRRTRSLP, encoded by the coding sequence ATGAGCTCACGCATCCCGACCTCAGCCACGGCCGTCGCCACCGACCGAATCCCGGCCACCGTCGTCGACCTGGAACTCGCCGGCCAGATCCCGGACATCCTGGGCGTCGACCCGCACGGACGCCGGGTGGAACGCGCCTGGGTACTCGTCCGGCAGTTCACCCAGCCGATCGGCGCGCTGCTGATCGACGTACCGCCGCAGGGGTTGGCCGCCGCGGACCTCGCCGCCGCAGTCGACCAGGAGATCCCGCCGGCGACCCGGCCCGAACCCGGCTACCTGACCAGTCGCGCGGAGATCCTGACCGACGCCCCGCACATCACCGTGGTCGTCTGCACCCGCGAACGCCCCGACGGGCTGGCCCGCACCCTGGACAGCGTCCTCGCCCAGCGCTACCCCCGATTCCGGGTGCTGGTCGTGGACAACGCCCCGGTCAGCGACGGCACCGTACGGGTGGTGGCCGACGCGGCCGCCCAGGCGACGGCCGCCGGTCACGGCACGGTCGACTACGTGCGGGAGCCCCGCCCCGGGCTGTCCCACGCCCGCAACCGGGCGCTGCGGGCCGCCGCCGGGGAGATCGTCGCCTGGATCGACGACGACGAGATCGCCGACCCGCACTGGCTCGCCGAGGTGGCCCGCGCGTTCGCCGAACACCCCGAGGCCGACGTCGTCACCGGCGCCATCGTGCCGGCCGAACTCGCCACCGACGCCCAGTTGTGGTTCGAGCAGTACGGCGGGCACAGCAAGGGCCGCGCCTTCGCCCCCGACGTCTTCTCCCCCGCGACCGCGCACCGGCAGAGCCCGCTCTACCCGCTGCCGCCGTTCGGTGCCGGCGGCAACATGGTCTTCCGGCCGGGCGTCCTGGAACGCATCGGCGGCTTCGACACCGCGCTCGGTGCCGGCACCCCGGCGATGGGCTCCGAGGACACCCTGGCCCTGATGCAGGTGCTGGTCGCCGGCGGCACCGTCGCCTACCAGCCGAGCGCCCTGGTCTGGCACCACCACCGGCGGGACCTGGCCGGGCTGCGCAACCAACTCGTCGGCTACGGCACCGGCCTGACCGCCGCGTACACCAGCCTGCTGCTGCGCGACCCACGGCTGATCCGGCCGCTGCTGCGGCTCGCCCCGACCGCGCTGCGGGACACCTTCGGCGACAGTGACCGGCTCGCCGGGCTGCGTGCCGACTTCCCCCGTGGCCTGGTCGGCGCCAACCGGCGCGGGCTGCTCACCGGGCCGGTCAAGTACCTGCGTAGTCGGCTCGCCGACCGGCGGCTGCGGCGCCGGACCCGGAGCCTGCCGTGA
- a CDS encoding sensor histidine kinase, which translates to MNTRNWSIRSKIVALVAVPIAALLVLWIFATSLTVGPALSLLGAQALLDDVGRPGESVVAELQQERRLSVVYLSRTDEQVATRDRDLRQLRAQWEVTDAAVVEFRQRAAGGDPPTNPSVLEVRIDQTLSELEILATGRGFVERREMDAAGALGLYNGVLDTAFHMFGALATLPDNQANREARALTDIGLAREILGRADALLAGAFAAGELTVTDHRQFAQTVATHRFLLDRAVAELPDSDRRTYSELAGSRDFVALRQLQDELIDAGPAPDGVGVAQARWDSSYDSVRGQLRDFELLAAKTLTERLMPTAIAILARLLGAGLIGLAAVIAAVVISLRVGRSLIHRLTGLRAAALELAGERLPGVVARLRRGEDVDVATEAPPLEYGTDEIGQVGHAFSEVQRTAVRSAVEEAALRRGLNETFLNIARRSQTLLHRQLAVLDRMERRNTDPTELEDLFRVDHMATRMRRHAEDLVILAGAAPGRGWRNPVPVVDVIRGAVSEVEDYARVHVTTVEPAAVAGRAVGDVIHLLAELIENAASFSPPQTRVTVTGQNLPNGYAIEVEDRGLGMAPEAIEDANQRLGQPPDFDPHNSARLGLFVVAQLAAKHGVGVRLRPSPFGGVTAVALIPADLVMPESEVLALPSGRPPTALTTIRSVPGSAAPAASPPPPHPSAPVVPSLAAPSLAGQSPATALVPAVPGVPTSGELPTRRRPTSLPTRRASGESTTTEDGLPRRVRQSSLAPQLRRAPDPADGQLGPEAAQRSPQEVRAVMSALQSGTARGRLAAGLAGDAPATGDAFTTGDALTTGETTESSPAGPTGPARGTATPPPGAVVPPPMADESERKL; encoded by the coding sequence ATGAATACCCGCAACTGGTCGATCCGCTCCAAGATCGTTGCGCTGGTCGCTGTCCCGATCGCCGCGCTACTGGTCCTCTGGATCTTCGCGACGTCGCTGACGGTCGGACCGGCGCTGAGTCTGCTCGGCGCGCAGGCGCTGCTCGACGACGTCGGGCGACCCGGCGAGTCGGTGGTCGCCGAACTCCAGCAGGAGCGGCGGCTGTCGGTGGTGTACCTGTCGCGGACCGACGAACAGGTCGCCACCCGGGACAGGGATCTCCGGCAGCTGCGGGCACAGTGGGAGGTCACGGACGCGGCCGTGGTGGAGTTCCGCCAGCGGGCGGCCGGCGGTGATCCGCCCACGAACCCGTCCGTGCTGGAAGTCCGGATCGACCAGACCCTGTCCGAGTTGGAGATCCTGGCCACCGGTCGAGGCTTCGTCGAACGCCGGGAGATGGACGCCGCCGGTGCCCTCGGCCTGTACAACGGGGTCCTCGACACCGCGTTCCACATGTTCGGGGCATTGGCTACGCTGCCGGACAACCAGGCCAACCGGGAAGCCAGGGCGCTGACTGACATCGGCCTGGCCCGGGAGATCCTCGGCCGGGCCGACGCCCTGCTCGCCGGCGCCTTCGCCGCCGGTGAACTCACCGTCACCGACCACCGCCAGTTTGCGCAGACCGTCGCCACCCACCGGTTCCTGCTCGACCGGGCCGTCGCCGAGCTGCCCGATTCGGACCGCCGCACCTACAGCGAGCTTGCCGGGAGCAGGGATTTCGTCGCACTGCGTCAGCTGCAGGATGAGTTGATCGACGCTGGGCCGGCTCCGGACGGTGTCGGCGTCGCCCAGGCACGCTGGGATTCCAGCTACGACTCCGTACGGGGACAGCTGCGCGACTTCGAGCTGCTGGCGGCCAAGACGTTGACCGAACGGCTCATGCCCACCGCGATCGCGATCCTGGCCCGGCTCCTCGGCGCCGGCCTGATCGGTCTCGCCGCGGTGATCGCCGCCGTCGTGATCTCGCTGCGGGTCGGCCGGTCGCTGATCCACCGGTTGACCGGTCTGCGGGCCGCCGCCCTGGAGTTGGCCGGCGAACGGCTGCCCGGCGTGGTCGCCCGACTGCGCCGTGGTGAGGACGTCGACGTCGCCACCGAGGCACCCCCGCTCGAGTACGGCACCGACGAGATCGGCCAGGTCGGGCACGCGTTCAGCGAAGTGCAGCGGACCGCCGTACGGTCCGCGGTGGAGGAGGCGGCACTGCGCCGGGGCCTCAACGAGACCTTCCTCAACATCGCCCGGCGAAGCCAGACCCTGTTGCACCGGCAGTTGGCCGTGCTGGACCGGATGGAACGACGCAACACCGACCCGACGGAACTGGAGGACCTGTTCCGGGTCGACCACATGGCGACCAGGATGCGCCGGCACGCCGAGGACCTGGTCATCCTCGCGGGTGCCGCCCCCGGCCGGGGGTGGCGCAACCCGGTGCCGGTGGTCGACGTGATCCGGGGAGCGGTCTCCGAGGTCGAGGACTACGCCAGGGTGCACGTCACCACCGTCGAGCCCGCCGCGGTCGCCGGTCGGGCCGTGGGCGACGTCATCCACCTGCTCGCCGAGTTGATCGAGAACGCCGCGTCGTTCTCGCCGCCGCAGACCCGGGTCACCGTGACCGGGCAGAACCTACCCAACGGGTACGCCATCGAGGTCGAGGACCGTGGCCTCGGCATGGCACCTGAGGCGATCGAGGACGCCAACCAGCGCCTCGGCCAGCCACCTGACTTCGACCCGCACAACAGCGCCCGACTCGGCCTGTTCGTCGTCGCGCAGTTGGCCGCCAAGCACGGTGTCGGTGTTCGGCTGCGGCCCTCCCCGTTCGGCGGCGTCACCGCCGTCGCGCTGATCCCGGCAGATCTGGTGATGCCGGAGTCCGAGGTCCTGGCGCTGCCGTCCGGCCGGCCACCGACCGCACTGACCACGATCCGGTCCGTGCCGGGCAGCGCCGCCCCGGCCGCCAGCCCGCCACCGCCGCACCCCTCGGCACCCGTCGTCCCGTCGCTGGCCGCGCCGTCGCTCGCCGGGCAGTCGCCGGCCACCGCGTTGGTGCCAGCGGTGCCCGGGGTGCCGACGTCTGGGGAGTTGCCGACCCGCCGCCGGCCCACCAGCCTGCCGACGCGGCGGGCCAGCGGCGAATCGACCACCACTGAGGACGGGCTGCCCCGCCGGGTCCGTCAGTCCAGTCTCGCCCCACAGCTTCGTCGCGCACCGGACCCGGCCGACGGCCAACTGGGCCCGGAAGCGGCGCAGCGGTCCCCGCAGGAGGTCCGCGCGGTGATGTCGGCTTTGCAGTCCGGGACCGCTCGGGGTCGGCTCGCGGCCGGTCTCGCTGGCGACGCCCCCGCGACCGGCGACGCCTTCACCACCGGCGACGCCCTCACCACCGGCGAGACGACGGAATCGTCACCGGCCGGGCCGACCGGCCCGGCGCGCGGCACCGCGACGCCACCGCCCGGCGCGGTGGTGCCGCCACCGATGGCGGACGAGTCCGAGAGGAAGCTGTAG
- a CDS encoding glycoside hydrolase family 6 protein, whose product MNLNPLRGAGRSTLRRGLTAAAAVVLGSGVLVVAATQASAAAGCRVTYSVNQWNTGFTANLTVTNLGDPLSNWNLEFDYSGNQRVQQAWNSEYTQSGTRVTLRNAAWNGSLGTNSSVNPGFNASYSGTNTAPTVFRLNGVACNGTTGPTTGPPPTTGPPPTTTPPTTAPPTTAPPPTTGPPPTTPPPGGPRVDNPYVGADVYVNPIWSANVAAEPGGSRIANQPTGVWLDRTSAIYGNNSPTTGDMGLSDHLDEAVRQDAANGSRPMVIQIVIYNLPGRDCAALASNGELGPTEIDTYRTEYIDPIAEIMGRAEYRNLRIISVIEIDSLPNLVTNVGSRATATPECDVMLANGNYVNGVGYAVANLADVPNVYNYIDAGHHGWIGWDDNFGPSATIIAQAAQASGASLSDVHGFITNTANYSALQEPYLTVDSNTRQSDWIDWNMYNDELSFAQAFRSRLVQAGFSSNVGMLIDTSRNGWGGPDRPTGASNASDINTRVDESRIDRRFQKGNWCNQSGAGLGERPRSAPATGIDAYVWIKPPGESDGSSELIPNDEGKGFDRMCDPTYAGNPRNNNNMSGALPNAPVSGHWFSAQIQELMANAHPAL is encoded by the coding sequence ATGAATCTGAACCCACTACGCGGCGCTGGGCGCTCGACGTTGCGTCGCGGTCTGACCGCCGCAGCGGCGGTCGTGCTCGGCTCCGGCGTACTCGTCGTCGCGGCCACCCAGGCCAGCGCTGCGGCCGGGTGTCGCGTCACCTACTCGGTCAACCAGTGGAACACCGGCTTCACCGCCAACCTGACCGTCACCAACCTCGGTGACCCGCTCAGCAACTGGAACCTGGAGTTCGACTACTCCGGCAACCAGCGCGTCCAGCAGGCGTGGAACAGCGAGTACACCCAGAGCGGCACCCGGGTGACCCTGCGCAACGCGGCCTGGAACGGCTCGCTGGGCACCAACTCCAGCGTCAACCCCGGCTTCAACGCCAGCTACTCGGGCACCAACACCGCGCCGACCGTGTTCCGCCTCAACGGTGTCGCCTGCAACGGCACCACCGGCCCGACGACCGGCCCGCCGCCCACCACCGGCCCGCCGCCCACCACGACCCCGCCCACCACCGCGCCACCCACGACCGCGCCGCCGCCCACCACCGGGCCGCCGCCGACCACTCCGCCGCCGGGCGGGCCTCGGGTCGACAACCCGTACGTCGGTGCCGACGTGTACGTGAACCCGATCTGGAGCGCGAACGTCGCGGCCGAGCCGGGCGGTAGCCGGATCGCCAACCAGCCGACCGGAGTCTGGCTGGACCGCACCAGCGCCATCTACGGCAACAACAGCCCGACCACCGGCGACATGGGCCTGTCCGACCACCTCGACGAGGCGGTCCGCCAGGACGCCGCCAACGGCAGCCGGCCGATGGTGATCCAGATCGTGATCTACAACCTGCCCGGCCGCGACTGCGCCGCGCTGGCCTCCAACGGTGAGCTCGGCCCGACCGAGATCGACACCTACCGCACGGAGTACATCGACCCGATCGCGGAGATCATGGGCCGCGCGGAGTACCGCAACCTGCGGATCATCTCGGTGATCGAGATCGACTCGCTGCCGAACCTGGTGACCAACGTGGGCAGCCGGGCGACGGCCACCCCCGAGTGTGACGTGATGCTGGCCAACGGCAACTACGTCAACGGTGTCGGCTACGCGGTCGCCAACCTGGCCGACGTGCCGAACGTCTACAACTACATCGACGCTGGCCACCACGGCTGGATCGGCTGGGACGACAACTTCGGTCCGTCGGCGACGATCATCGCCCAGGCCGCGCAGGCGTCCGGTGCGTCCCTGTCCGACGTGCACGGCTTCATCACCAACACCGCCAACTACTCGGCGCTGCAGGAGCCGTACCTCACCGTCGACAGCAACACCCGTCAGTCCGACTGGATCGACTGGAACATGTACAACGACGAGCTGTCGTTCGCCCAGGCGTTCCGTTCGCGGCTGGTGCAGGCCGGCTTCTCCTCGAACGTCGGCATGCTGATCGACACCTCGCGCAACGGGTGGGGCGGTCCGGACCGGCCGACCGGTGCCAGCAACGCCAGCGACATCAACACCCGGGTCGACGAGTCGCGGATCGACCGTCGGTTCCAGAAGGGCAACTGGTGCAACCAGTCCGGTGCAGGTCTGGGCGAGCGGCCCCGGTCCGCGCCGGCCACGGGCATCGACGCCTACGTCTGGATCAAGCCCCCGGGCGAGTCGGACGGCTCCAGCGAGCTGATCCCGAACGACGAGGGCAAGGGCTTCGACCGGATGTGCGACCCGACGTACGCCGGCAACCCGCGTAACAACAACAACATGAGTGGTGCGCTGCCCAACGCGCCGGTCTCCGGACACTGGTTCTCCGCCCAGATCCAGGAGCTCATGGCGAACGCGCACCCGGCGCTGTAA
- a CDS encoding roadblock/LC7 domain-containing protein, which translates to MNLDWLLDDLVERVPSALKAVVLSADGLLMGSSRGLTREDAEHMSAMAAGFQSLAKGASRHFAAGPVRQTVIEMESAFLFVTAAGHGACLAVLSAADADIGLVAYEMAMLVTRVGQTLSASARPPATQADAG; encoded by the coding sequence ATGAACCTCGACTGGCTGCTCGACGATCTGGTCGAGCGGGTCCCGAGCGCACTGAAGGCAGTCGTGCTCTCCGCCGACGGCCTGCTGATGGGATCGTCGCGCGGCCTCACCAGAGAAGACGCCGAGCACATGTCGGCGATGGCGGCCGGCTTCCAGAGCCTGGCGAAGGGGGCCAGTCGGCACTTCGCGGCCGGCCCGGTGCGCCAGACGGTGATCGAGATGGAGTCCGCGTTCCTCTTCGTGACGGCAGCCGGGCACGGTGCCTGTCTCGCGGTGCTCAGCGCGGCCGACGCGGACATCGGCCTCGTCGCGTACGAGATGGCGATGCTTGTCACGCGGGTGGGGCAGACCCTCAGTGCCTCGGCCCGACCACCCGCCACCCAAGCCGATGCAGGGTGA
- a CDS encoding lipopolysaccharide biosynthesis protein produces the protein MTTAVVTPDAVGTDAATTPVVAVTPAAGGPTVVRRPALLHSAVALMTSTVASAGLGFVFWVVAARWFPPEAVGRASAAVSAMALLAGLAQLNLINLYARFLPGAGQHTRRLILTGYAASAVMSLLLGGGFLALGLGSGIIGPAPAQRLVFVAAVVASAIFFISDGVLTALRKAGSVPVKNVIASSAKLALLPLLAGTAAGDGMLIAWAAPMLVTMLGVNWWILRRLAPAHARTAPAAPAPARRELLGFASAEYVNGLLTNAVAFLPPVMVAGVLGVTASAYFYIPWTIGVAGSTLLWNVVTSFVVTAASDPAAARAHVNRAFGLVAAVVLAGALVLGGAAEPLLRVLGGEYAAEGTGTLRLVGLSLPFTGVILLYCAFAMMEKRMWPVVTVQSVGIAAFLAVSWYGLPRVGIIAPAAALCMTQAAVAIALLPGLVRRYRATGDRAAPPDWATRTARPETVTTDTRSAG, from the coding sequence GTGACCACGGCCGTCGTCACCCCGGACGCCGTGGGCACGGACGCCGCGACCACGCCGGTTGTCGCGGTGACACCGGCGGCTGGCGGCCCGACGGTGGTACGGCGACCGGCGCTGCTGCACAGCGCCGTGGCGCTGATGACGTCGACCGTCGCCAGCGCCGGCCTCGGCTTCGTGTTCTGGGTGGTGGCCGCCCGCTGGTTCCCGCCGGAGGCGGTCGGCCGGGCGTCCGCCGCGGTCTCCGCCATGGCGCTGCTGGCCGGGCTCGCCCAGCTCAACCTGATCAACCTGTACGCCCGGTTCCTGCCCGGTGCCGGCCAGCACACCCGACGGCTGATCCTCACCGGCTACGCCGCGTCGGCCGTGATGTCGCTGCTGCTCGGCGGCGGGTTCCTGGCGCTCGGCCTGGGCTCCGGGATCATCGGCCCGGCACCGGCGCAGCGGCTGGTGTTCGTCGCCGCCGTGGTCGCCTCGGCGATCTTCTTCATCTCCGACGGAGTACTCACCGCACTACGCAAGGCGGGCAGCGTACCGGTCAAGAACGTGATCGCCTCCAGCGCGAAGCTTGCCCTGCTGCCGTTGCTCGCCGGCACCGCCGCCGGCGACGGCATGCTGATCGCCTGGGCGGCACCGATGCTGGTGACGATGCTCGGGGTCAACTGGTGGATCCTGCGCCGGCTCGCCCCGGCACACGCCCGCACCGCACCGGCCGCGCCCGCACCTGCGCGCCGGGAACTGCTCGGCTTCGCCTCCGCCGAGTACGTCAACGGCCTGCTGACCAACGCGGTGGCGTTCCTGCCGCCGGTGATGGTGGCCGGCGTACTGGGCGTCACGGCGAGCGCCTACTTCTACATCCCGTGGACCATCGGGGTGGCCGGCAGCACCCTGCTCTGGAACGTGGTCACCTCGTTCGTGGTCACCGCCGCCAGTGACCCGGCTGCCGCCCGGGCCCATGTCAACCGGGCGTTCGGGCTGGTAGCGGCCGTGGTGCTGGCCGGTGCGCTGGTGCTCGGTGGCGCGGCCGAGCCGCTGCTGCGGGTCCTCGGCGGCGAGTACGCCGCCGAAGGCACCGGCACGCTGCGGCTGGTCGGGCTCTCACTGCCGTTCACCGGCGTCATCCTGCTCTACTGCGCGTTCGCGATGATGGAGAAGCGGATGTGGCCGGTGGTGACCGTGCAGTCGGTGGGGATCGCCGCGTTCCTGGCAGTGAGCTGGTACGGACTGCCCCGGGTCGGAATCATCGCGCCGGCTGCGGCGCTGTGTATGACGCAGGCCGCGGTGGCGATCGCCCTGCTGCCGGGTCTGGTCCGCCGCTACCGGGCCACCGGCGATCGCGCCGCACCGCCCGACTGGGCCACGCGTACCGCCCGTCCCGAGACCGTTACCACCGACACCAGGAGTGCCGGATGA
- a CDS encoding glycoside hydrolase family 16 protein codes for MNTDQPRWRRGGPIVVAVALAGLVLALGVAIPLLRHGTGPQTDEDSSGGNVPPAGPPSTTAPGASQMNPSGQAMPRGDLPGWRQIFVDDFTGTELTDDWFAYSGQPDGDPGGWFDPGHVSVGGGMLTIGGWREAERDNLYVTGGVSNRWALTRTYGRYDIRFRMDQGTGIAYALVLWPGDNVYPPEIDIAEDNGKGRDRMYGVLHPVTGVPIERSTPGDFTRWHTAGLEWTPGKLVYTLDGEPWATITGDQVPDEPMSLALQSQAWYCGHTWEACPDETTPDVVDLQVDWVTIYAPD; via the coding sequence GTGAACACCGACCAGCCCCGGTGGCGGCGTGGTGGCCCGATCGTGGTTGCCGTCGCGCTCGCCGGCCTGGTGCTCGCCCTGGGGGTGGCGATCCCGTTGCTGCGGCACGGAACCGGCCCGCAGACCGACGAGGATTCGTCCGGTGGGAACGTGCCGCCGGCCGGTCCACCGTCGACAACCGCACCGGGAGCGAGCCAGATGAACCCCTCCGGGCAGGCGATGCCCCGCGGTGACCTGCCCGGCTGGCGGCAGATCTTCGTCGACGACTTCACCGGTACCGAGCTGACCGACGACTGGTTCGCGTACTCCGGTCAGCCCGACGGTGATCCGGGCGGCTGGTTCGACCCCGGCCACGTCTCGGTCGGCGGCGGGATGCTGACCATCGGCGGTTGGCGGGAAGCCGAACGCGACAACCTCTACGTCACCGGTGGAGTCTCCAACCGGTGGGCGCTGACCCGCACCTACGGCCGCTACGACATTCGGTTCCGGATGGACCAGGGGACCGGGATCGCGTACGCGCTGGTGCTCTGGCCGGGCGACAACGTCTACCCGCCGGAGATCGACATCGCCGAGGACAACGGCAAGGGCCGGGACCGGATGTACGGCGTGCTGCACCCGGTCACCGGGGTCCCGATCGAGCGCAGCACGCCCGGTGACTTCACCCGCTGGCACACCGCCGGGCTGGAGTGGACGCCGGGGAAGCTGGTCTACACCCTCGACGGTGAGCCGTGGGCGACGATCACCGGTGACCAGGTGCCGGACGAGCCGATGTCGCTGGCCCTGCAGTCCCAGGCCTGGTACTGCGGCCACACCTGGGAGGCGTGCCCGGACGAGACCACCCCGGACGTGGTCGACCTGCAGGTCGACTGGGTCACCATCTACGCCCCGGACTGA
- a CDS encoding glycosyltransferase family 2 protein: MSVSTNTRQLPTTTSATQPPRPTSPAAPQTPRPSVTVVVPALNEERNLPHVFARLPRDIDEVIVVDGGSVDRTVEVARELLPSVRIVRQTRTGKGNALACGFAAATGDIVVMIDADGSTDPAEIPGFVAALLAGADFAKGSRFRAGGSSHDITPLRRVGNEGLNGIVNLLFGTRFTDLCYGYNAFWRRVLPALDLPDPATPAPGSGKLWGDGFEIETLINVRVAGHGLRIAEVPSIEYLRIHGESNLNTVRDGTRVLRTILSEFRRDRRLRRKSRANAPTTATPVYAEEG, from the coding sequence ATGTCCGTCTCCACGAACACCCGCCAGCTGCCGACGACCACGTCCGCCACCCAGCCGCCCCGGCCCACCTCCCCGGCTGCCCCGCAGACGCCACGGCCGTCGGTCACCGTCGTCGTTCCCGCCCTCAACGAGGAGCGGAACCTGCCACACGTGTTCGCCCGGCTGCCCCGCGACATCGACGAGGTCATCGTCGTCGACGGCGGATCGGTGGACCGCACCGTCGAGGTCGCCCGCGAGCTGCTGCCCTCGGTACGGATCGTGCGACAGACCCGTACCGGCAAGGGGAACGCGCTCGCCTGCGGCTTCGCGGCGGCGACCGGTGACATCGTCGTGATGATCGACGCCGACGGGTCGACCGACCCCGCCGAGATCCCCGGCTTCGTGGCCGCCCTGCTCGCCGGCGCCGACTTCGCCAAGGGTTCCCGCTTCCGTGCCGGCGGCAGCAGTCACGACATCACCCCGCTACGCCGAGTCGGCAACGAAGGCCTGAACGGGATCGTCAACCTGCTGTTCGGCACCCGCTTCACCGACCTGTGCTACGGCTACAACGCCTTCTGGCGGCGGGTACTGCCGGCACTCGACCTGCCCGACCCGGCCACGCCGGCACCCGGCAGCGGCAAGCTGTGGGGCGACGGGTTCGAGATCGAAACCCTGATCAACGTACGGGTCGCCGGACACGGCCTGCGCATCGCCGAGGTCCCCAGCATCGAATACCTGCGAATCCACGGTGAGAGCAACCTCAACACGGTGCGCGACGGCACCCGGGTGCTGCGCACCATCCTCAGCGAGTTCCGCCGGGACCGGCGGCTGCGCCGAAAGAGCCGGGCCAACGCACCGACCACCGCCACGCCGGTGTACGCCGAGGAGGGCTGA
- a CDS encoding DUF742 domain-containing protein — MQGEPIGPHDWLDSAAGPVVRPYAVTGGRVHPSGAKIDLLAFIVAGAPEGVDGIADLQPEHRRIVGLAQQPISVADLAADLDLALGVVRVLLGDLITVGLIALYEPPASANHPHDDILKAVVNGLRAL; from the coding sequence ATGCAGGGTGAGCCGATCGGACCGCACGACTGGCTGGACTCCGCCGCCGGTCCGGTGGTCCGCCCGTACGCGGTCACCGGCGGCCGGGTCCACCCCAGCGGAGCGAAGATCGACCTGTTGGCCTTCATCGTGGCAGGTGCACCGGAAGGCGTCGACGGGATCGCCGACCTGCAGCCGGAACATCGGCGCATCGTCGGTCTGGCCCAGCAGCCGATCTCCGTCGCCGATCTGGCCGCGGACCTGGACCTGGCCCTCGGAGTGGTCCGGGTCCTACTCGGAGACCTGATCACCGTCGGATTGATCGCCCTGTACGAACCCCCGGCTTCGGCCAATCACCCCCACGACGACATCCTCAAGGCGGTGGTCAATGGACTCCGTGCGCTTTAA
- a CDS encoding glycosyltransferase family 2 protein codes for MRPPSVSVVVPTHHPDRLTGLRTAIDSVRRQDPPPAEIIVVVDHHPALAERIARELPDVTVLANAYQRGVSGNRNTGAEHAHGELVVFLDDDVVAHPGWLAGLVAAFDDPTVVGAGGGIEPAWERTQPAWFPDEFRWAVGGSYAGQPAHPGPVRNVWSASMAVRRSAFLAAGGFRTGFGKVGNRARPEDTELCLRMSAVTGGQWWYVPQSVISHGVPASHSTFRYFLRRCVAEGRGKILMARLLDGTGSLGAEQDYLRRTLPRALRREATSALRRDGGRHAARAGAILAGTAAAATGALIELASSARRTATPGTTAPGTDAPAPATDAPTPSPNESIGVAR; via the coding sequence ATGCGTCCACCGTCCGTCAGCGTCGTCGTCCCGACCCATCACCCCGACCGGCTCACCGGGCTACGGACCGCGATCGACTCCGTCCGCCGTCAGGACCCGCCGCCCGCCGAGATCATCGTCGTGGTCGACCACCACCCGGCCCTCGCCGAGCGGATCGCCCGGGAACTGCCCGACGTCACGGTGCTCGCCAACGCGTACCAGCGGGGGGTCTCCGGCAACCGCAACACCGGCGCGGAGCACGCCCACGGCGAACTCGTCGTCTTCCTCGACGACGACGTCGTCGCCCACCCGGGCTGGCTGGCCGGACTGGTCGCCGCCTTCGACGACCCCACGGTCGTCGGAGCCGGCGGCGGCATCGAACCCGCCTGGGAACGGACGCAACCCGCCTGGTTCCCCGACGAGTTCCGCTGGGCCGTCGGCGGCTCGTACGCCGGGCAGCCGGCCCACCCCGGACCGGTCCGCAACGTCTGGTCGGCCAGCATGGCGGTACGCCGCAGCGCCTTCCTCGCCGCCGGCGGGTTCCGCACCGGGTTCGGCAAGGTCGGCAACCGGGCCCGCCCCGAGGACACCGAACTCTGCCTACGGATGAGCGCCGTCACCGGCGGCCAGTGGTGGTACGTACCGCAGTCGGTGATCTCGCACGGCGTGCCGGCCAGCCACAGCACGTTCCGGTACTTCCTGCGCCGCTGCGTCGCCGAAGGACGCGGCAAGATCCTGATGGCCCGGCTGCTCGACGGCACCGGAAGTCTCGGCGCCGAACAGGACTACCTGCGCCGCACCCTGCCCCGCGCGCTACGGCGGGAAGCCACCTCCGCGCTGCGCCGCGACGGCGGCCGACACGCCGCCCGGGCCGGCGCGATCCTGGCCGGCACCGCCGCCGCGGCCACCGGGGCCCTGATCGAACTCGCCAGCTCCGCCCGCCGCACCGCCACACCCGGTACCACCGCACCAGGCACCGACGCCCCAGCGCCGGCAACCGACGCCCCGACGCCATCCCCGAACGAGTCGATCGGAGTCGCCCGATGA